A region of Planococcus sp. MSAK28401 DNA encodes the following proteins:
- a CDS encoding NAD(P)H-dependent flavin oxidoreductase, producing MAFKTRITELLGIDYPIIQGGLAYLAYADLAAAVSNAGGLGQITAMSLPGPEELREEIRKVRELTNKPFGVNFAIGEHGRAFSHMLDVAIEERVPVVSMTGGNPTPIFEQLEGTDIKKLVLVAARRQAEKAESLGADAVMVVGHEGGGHLGRDDIGTMVLIPQVVDAVSIPVIASGGIGDGRGWMAAHALGAEGIEMGTRFIATKECIHASQLYKQQLIDSTENDTVIIKRSIGAPARTLSNAWTDRILEIEKETPSYEALKDYISGTANKRYIYDGQREKGFGWAGQVTGLIQDVPTVQELFDRMIQQTEEIRKRWGIIERG from the coding sequence ATGGCATTTAAGACAAGAATCACCGAACTGCTTGGAATCGACTACCCGATCATCCAAGGAGGATTGGCATATTTGGCATATGCGGACCTGGCCGCAGCTGTCTCGAACGCCGGAGGACTTGGGCAGATTACGGCGATGAGTTTGCCGGGGCCAGAAGAATTGCGTGAAGAAATCCGCAAAGTCCGTGAATTGACAAACAAGCCGTTCGGTGTAAACTTTGCGATTGGCGAGCATGGACGGGCATTTTCGCATATGCTCGATGTAGCAATCGAAGAACGGGTGCCTGTGGTATCAATGACTGGCGGCAACCCGACACCGATCTTTGAACAATTGGAAGGCACCGATATCAAGAAATTGGTGTTGGTGGCAGCAAGGCGCCAAGCTGAAAAGGCAGAATCGCTTGGTGCGGATGCCGTCATGGTCGTCGGGCATGAAGGTGGTGGTCATCTCGGCCGTGATGATATCGGAACAATGGTCCTGATTCCGCAAGTCGTTGATGCTGTATCGATTCCCGTGATCGCATCAGGCGGCATTGGCGATGGCCGCGGGTGGATGGCGGCGCATGCACTCGGAGCAGAAGGAATTGAAATGGGCACGCGCTTCATTGCAACGAAAGAATGCATTCACGCGTCCCAGCTGTATAAACAGCAGTTGATTGACAGCACAGAAAACGATACAGTTATTATCAAGCGCAGCATCGGTGCACCGGCCCGTACTTTGTCCAATGCATGGACGGATCGCATCTTGGAAATCGAAAAAGAGACACCGAGCTATGAAGCGCTGAAAGATTATATCAGCGGCACGGCCAATAAACGCTACATCTATGACGGGCAGCGAGAAAAAGGATTCGGTTGGGCAGGGCAAGTGACAGGCTTGATCCAGGATGTGCCGACTGTTCAGGAATTGTTCGACCGGATGATCCAGCAAACTGAAGAAATCCGAAAACGCTGGGGGATTATTGAAAGAGGGTAG
- a CDS encoding polysaccharide deacetylase family protein encodes MKKQNWLLPACTIFLLGACSDEAASEPEDTAQEQSAQTDVEEDVASEQSASEQSDSSDQAEIDEQENEEEQTSEEDSEKATEPRYRINPENSKVEPIGDANEQAVLITIDDAPDTYSLEMAETLKELDVPAIFFVNGHFLDTEEEQETLSKIHDMGFAIGNHTNTHVNLKQSTESVQQDEIVSLNEHVEAIIGEAPKFFRAPFGVNTEFSKALAQEQGMVRMNWTYGYDFMQGYMEPQALTEIMVNAPELNSGGNLLMHDREWTNEALPQIIEGLRDKGYEFVDPDEIEEIQS; translated from the coding sequence ATGAAAAAACAAAATTGGCTGCTGCCAGCATGTACTATATTTTTGCTCGGGGCTTGTTCTGATGAGGCTGCTTCAGAGCCGGAAGATACAGCACAAGAACAATCGGCGCAAACGGATGTTGAGGAAGATGTGGCGTCAGAGCAATCCGCAAGTGAACAATCCGATTCGTCCGATCAAGCAGAAATAGACGAGCAGGAAAACGAGGAAGAGCAAACCTCGGAAGAAGACAGCGAAAAAGCGACCGAGCCGCGCTATCGCATCAATCCGGAAAATTCAAAAGTCGAACCGATTGGGGATGCGAATGAACAAGCGGTCTTGATCACGATCGACGATGCACCGGATACATATTCGCTTGAAATGGCCGAAACCTTGAAAGAACTTGATGTCCCGGCGATCTTTTTCGTCAATGGCCATTTCTTGGATACAGAAGAAGAGCAAGAGACCTTGTCCAAAATTCACGATATGGGCTTTGCGATCGGCAATCATACCAACACCCATGTGAATTTGAAGCAGTCTACAGAAAGCGTCCAGCAAGATGAAATCGTCTCACTGAATGAGCATGTGGAAGCGATCATCGGAGAGGCGCCGAAATTTTTCCGTGCCCCGTTTGGCGTAAACACTGAGTTCAGCAAAGCACTCGCCCAAGAACAGGGTATGGTGCGCATGAACTGGACGTACGGCTACGATTTCATGCAAGGCTATATGGAGCCGCAAGCTTTGACGGAAATTATGGTCAACGCCCCGGAACTCAATAGCGGCGGGAATCTGCTGATGCATGACAGGGAGTGGACGAATGAAGCGCTGCCGCAAATCATCGAAGGGCTGCGCGACAAAGGCTATGAATTTGTAGATCCGGATGAAATAGAAGAAATCCAATCCTAA
- a CDS encoding YlaN family protein: protein MEHTEEQTYQEKALELLKADAEKIEQLIKVQMDHLTLPSCPLYEEVLDTQMFGLSREIDFAVKLGLIERETGKNLMDTLEKKLSILHDAYTNK, encoded by the coding sequence ATGGAACATACAGAAGAACAGACTTATCAGGAAAAAGCGCTGGAACTCCTTAAAGCTGATGCAGAGAAAATTGAGCAATTGATCAAGGTGCAGATGGATCATCTTACATTGCCTTCCTGCCCTTTATATGAAGAAGTTCTTGATACGCAAATGTTTGGCTTATCACGGGAAATCGATTTCGCTGTCAAACTTGGCTTGATCGAACGTGAGACCGGTAAAAATTTAATGGATACGCTGGAGAAGAAACTGTCCATCCTCCATGACGCGTATACAAATAAATGA
- a CDS encoding YlaH-like family protein, which produces MDEQAFVYENMYPVARVLYQNLPSYEMAGYALFAVIFLLSALVYKLGFAKKLSIGKNAVIILFLAAGGLGLTFLAFFLPVVEGLVIAALILILYKIRLWREKRENAASQ; this is translated from the coding sequence GTGGACGAGCAGGCTTTTGTCTATGAAAATATGTATCCGGTAGCCCGTGTGCTTTATCAAAACTTGCCGAGTTATGAAATGGCAGGATATGCACTGTTTGCAGTCATCTTCCTGCTATCGGCACTTGTGTACAAGCTGGGCTTTGCCAAAAAATTATCGATCGGAAAAAATGCAGTCATTATCTTGTTCTTGGCTGCGGGAGGATTAGGCCTGACATTCTTGGCCTTTTTCCTGCCCGTTGTCGAGGGCTTGGTTATTGCCGCATTGATTCTCATCCTTTACAAAATTCGCCTATGGCGTGAAAAACGCGAAAACGCTGCTTCTCAATGA
- a CDS encoding inositol monophosphatase family protein has protein sequence MDQHAMDRYIKSMIKEAGHRIRNSFLSDISVDTKAHANDLVTNVDKEVEKFFIQHIREDFPGHRVFGEEGFGDRIEDLSGTVWMLDPIDGTMNFVHQRRNFAISLGIYEDGVGKMGYIYDVINDDLYHAIAGGGAYYNDERLKPLIETDISESIIGMNTMWATPNRHVEHEATIRLVHEARGMRSYGSAALELAYLASGRLDAYISMRLSPWDIAGGLVMAKEVGAVASNFSGEAANLLKSDTFVAANPSIHGKLLQDYIKPKQT, from the coding sequence ATGGACCAGCACGCAATGGATCGTTACATAAAATCGATGATTAAAGAGGCGGGGCATCGGATCCGAAATTCATTTCTCAGTGATATTTCAGTAGATACGAAAGCTCATGCAAACGATTTAGTCACAAATGTAGACAAAGAAGTGGAGAAATTCTTCATTCAGCATATCCGGGAAGATTTTCCTGGCCACCGCGTTTTCGGTGAGGAGGGTTTTGGAGATCGAATCGAGGATTTGAGCGGCACTGTATGGATGCTCGATCCAATAGACGGCACGATGAATTTTGTGCACCAAAGACGCAATTTCGCCATTTCTCTCGGTATTTATGAAGATGGCGTAGGGAAGATGGGGTATATCTATGACGTCATCAATGACGATTTATATCATGCAATTGCAGGCGGCGGAGCTTATTACAACGATGAACGGCTGAAGCCTTTGATCGAGACAGATATCAGCGAATCGATTATCGGCATGAACACCATGTGGGCAACGCCGAACCGGCACGTAGAGCATGAAGCGACAATACGCCTCGTCCATGAAGCGCGCGGCATGCGTTCTTATGGTTCTGCGGCGCTTGAACTCGCCTATCTTGCAAGCGGTCGCCTCGACGCCTATATTTCCATGCGGCTATCGCCTTGGGATATTGCCGGTGGCTTGGTCATGGCTAAAGAAGTCGGGGCTGTCGCGAGTAATTTTTCAGGTGAAGCGGCAAATCTCCTGAAATCGGATACCTTCGTAGCTGCTAATCCGTCTATTCACGGAAAACTGCTCCAGGATTATATCAAGCCGAAGCAAACATAA
- a CDS encoding peptidyl-prolyl cis-trans isomerase: MEFIIPFKGQVTYKLTLDPTVWIFDDRKLDLKTFFTEEHVDKDDLEEYKRGMGEHWSREIMEGATVPPTLNSEKKYKRQEKQDMLTGTFGMRFQPFLDNAEPADGASKVVFETTSGEHDFPIEDAKQLIFKFSQDGKPLREDGPVHILLPDGSNVDQPITHVSAIRVE; encoded by the coding sequence ATGGAATTCATCATACCGTTCAAAGGGCAAGTCACATACAAACTGACCTTGGATCCAACCGTATGGATTTTTGACGACCGCAAACTGGATCTTAAGACATTCTTCACAGAAGAGCATGTCGACAAGGATGATCTTGAAGAATACAAACGCGGCATGGGCGAACATTGGTCGCGTGAAATCATGGAAGGCGCCACGGTTCCGCCAACCTTGAACTCCGAAAAGAAATACAAGCGCCAGGAAAAGCAAGACATGCTGACAGGTACATTCGGCATGCGCTTCCAGCCATTCCTCGACAATGCAGAGCCGGCTGATGGCGCATCGAAAGTTGTGTTCGAAACCACCTCAGGTGAACATGATTTCCCGATTGAAGATGCCAAGCAATTGATCTTTAAATTCAGCCAGGATGGAAAGCCGCTTCGCGAAGACGGGCCGGTCCACATCCTGTTGCCGGACGGCTCGAATGTTGATCAGCCGATTACCCACGTCTCTGCCATCCGGGTCGAATAG
- a CDS encoding YlaI family protein, giving the protein MRVQCVICDKIEELEDDTLQAKRLRNRPIHTHMCEECHDRITKRTEERLATGHFHFFRSSRSIEDDF; this is encoded by the coding sequence ATGCGTGTTCAATGCGTCATTTGCGATAAGATCGAAGAATTGGAAGACGATACGCTGCAAGCCAAGCGCTTGCGCAACCGGCCGATCCACACCCATATGTGCGAAGAATGCCACGACCGCATCACCAAACGGACCGAAGAACGGCTAGCGACGGGCCATTTCCATTTTTTCCGCAGCTCCCGCAGCATCGAGGATGATTTCTGA
- a CDS encoding YlaF family protein yields MKEAIIESWHNIKWIFVLYSFAAIGAMVLIGVAVALRSVTGVFLSILLLLVIMGFGFKRKKEMRDAGVL; encoded by the coding sequence ATGAAAGAAGCGATCATAGAATCATGGCATAATATAAAATGGATTTTTGTATTATATTCATTCGCGGCAATTGGGGCAATGGTGCTCATCGGCGTCGCAGTGGCACTTCGCAGCGTAACCGGCGTTTTCCTCTCCATCCTATTGCTATTGGTCATCATGGGCTTTGGATTCAAACGCAAAAAAGAAATGCGCGATGCAGGCGTATTATAA
- a CDS encoding aminotransferase class I/II-fold pyridoxal phosphate-dependent enzyme, producing MSQLETPLFDALLKHRNRHPIQFHIPGHKKGQGVDPAFREFVGDNILSIDLINIAPLDDLHSPKGAIKQAQELAAQAFGADHTFFSVQGTSGAIMTMILSVVGPNDKILVPRNVHKSIMSAIVFAGAIPVFIHPEVDPELGISHGISPESVEKALIEYPDAKAVLVINPTYFGVAADLKRIVDIAHGKSIPVLVDEAHGVHIHFHKSLPVSAMAAGADMAATSVHKLGGSMTQSSVLNVREGLVSPKRVQATLSMLTTTSTSYPILASLDTARRQLAIHGFDLIDQTIRLAQDARKRINKIPHLLCVGKELLNSSATYDMDPTKLLISVKNLGITGHQAEEWLRENANIEIELSDLYNILCLVTLGDSRKEINLLVNALQRMSEALETEHAISEPIVLLPEIPRLAMTPRDAFYAETEIIPIDEAVGRISAEFIMVYPPGIPIFIPGEIITEENISYIHTNVKAGLPVQGPEDDSLQTLHVIKEHHAFR from the coding sequence TTGTCACAACTCGAAACTCCGCTCTTTGATGCTCTATTGAAGCATCGGAACCGGCATCCTATACAATTTCACATTCCCGGCCATAAAAAAGGCCAAGGAGTCGATCCCGCTTTCCGGGAATTTGTCGGCGATAATATCCTGTCAATCGACTTGATCAATATAGCACCACTCGATGATCTGCATTCACCAAAAGGCGCTATTAAACAAGCGCAGGAATTGGCAGCGCAGGCATTCGGTGCAGACCATACCTTCTTCTCGGTCCAAGGAACGAGCGGCGCCATCATGACGATGATTTTGAGTGTCGTCGGGCCGAACGATAAAATCCTCGTCCCGCGCAATGTTCATAAATCGATCATGTCAGCGATCGTTTTTGCCGGCGCCATTCCCGTCTTTATCCATCCGGAAGTTGATCCGGAACTCGGGATTTCTCATGGCATTTCGCCTGAATCGGTGGAGAAAGCCTTGATTGAATATCCCGATGCCAAAGCAGTGCTCGTCATCAACCCGACTTATTTCGGTGTCGCGGCTGATTTAAAACGCATCGTCGATATCGCCCATGGCAAATCCATTCCAGTGCTTGTCGATGAAGCGCATGGCGTCCATATCCATTTCCATAAATCCTTGCCGGTTTCCGCGATGGCAGCTGGAGCGGACATGGCTGCCACCTCCGTGCATAAACTGGGCGGCTCCATGACACAGAGTTCTGTGTTGAATGTGCGTGAAGGATTGGTGTCGCCGAAGCGTGTCCAGGCAACTCTATCGATGCTTACGACGACATCCACTTCTTATCCGATATTGGCATCGCTCGATACGGCACGGCGCCAGCTCGCGATCCACGGTTTTGACCTAATCGATCAGACAATCCGGTTGGCCCAGGATGCGCGCAAGCGGATCAATAAGATTCCGCATCTATTATGCGTCGGAAAAGAATTGCTCAATTCTTCCGCGACTTACGATATGGATCCGACCAAATTATTGATCAGCGTTAAAAATCTCGGCATCACCGGCCACCAGGCGGAAGAATGGCTGCGCGAGAACGCCAATATCGAAATTGAACTATCCGATTTGTATAACATCCTCTGTCTCGTCACGCTCGGCGACAGCCGGAAAGAAATTAATTTGCTTGTCAATGCCTTGCAGCGTATGAGCGAAGCTTTGGAGACCGAACATGCGATTTCAGAACCGATTGTCTTATTGCCTGAAATTCCACGGCTTGCGATGACGCCTCGCGATGCTTTCTACGCAGAGACGGAAATCATTCCGATCGATGAAGCGGTAGGACGCATCTCAGCCGAGTTCATCATGGTTTATCCACCGGGCATCCCGATTTTTATTCCGGGGGAAATCATTACCGAGGAAAACATTTCCTACATCCATACAAACGTCAAAGCCGGGCTGCCGGTACAGGGGCCTGAAGATGATTCGTTGCAAACACTTCATGTCATCAAAGAACATCATGCATTCCGTTGA
- a CDS encoding YktB family protein: MNPYWTEQDFEVFETPGLEARMEALSSHVRPKFESLGQDFSAYFSGETGDEFFPHVAKHMRRTVNPPNDSWVAFAPYKRGYKAVPHFQIGLWESHVFVILAVIYEAPGKPQMANQLISTGALADLPAEFVVSGDHMKPEAEAIASLGEEGIEKLLTRLRDVKKGELVIGRHLARADAAALDKDGFYAFAEETFRELLPVYRNLLQANEKNRRSSLNGGFFIF, translated from the coding sequence GTGAATCCATACTGGACTGAACAGGATTTTGAAGTATTCGAAACCCCAGGCCTCGAGGCGCGCATGGAAGCATTATCGTCGCATGTGCGGCCAAAATTCGAATCATTGGGCCAAGACTTTTCCGCTTATTTCTCCGGGGAAACCGGGGATGAATTTTTCCCGCATGTCGCGAAACACATGCGCCGGACCGTCAATCCGCCCAATGATAGCTGGGTAGCATTTGCGCCTTATAAACGCGGCTATAAGGCCGTGCCGCATTTCCAGATCGGGCTTTGGGAAAGCCATGTATTTGTCATTCTTGCTGTCATTTACGAAGCGCCCGGCAAACCGCAAATGGCGAATCAACTGATTTCCACTGGGGCATTAGCCGACTTGCCAGCCGAATTTGTCGTTTCGGGCGATCATATGAAACCTGAAGCCGAAGCCATCGCATCGCTCGGCGAAGAGGGCATCGAAAAGCTGCTGACACGCCTGCGCGATGTTAAAAAAGGGGAACTCGTCATCGGCAGGCATTTGGCACGTGCTGATGCTGCTGCGCTTGATAAAGACGGATTCTATGCTTTTGCAGAAGAAACATTCCGCGAGCTGCTTCCGGTTTACCGGAATTTGCTCCAAGCAAACGAAAAAAACCGCCGTTCATCGCTGAACGGCGGTTTTTTTATCTTTTGA
- a CDS encoding FtsW/RodA/SpoVE family cell cycle protein: MKSYIKKYGKYIDYPLLFAYLALTIFGLIMIYSSSMAWSVNYYNDSPDRFYIQQLVNLAIAYPVFLLAAVFPYKHFKKKWMMATVLAVIFAGLILVHMIGFAAGGAKSWISLGFVNIQPSEVAKVGLIFYLAGVFSNKYRNGSINKLNESIIPPVIILTAVLILVFFEPDLGSMVIIGAVGLCVMAASGVRLKPFVKLAGIVITATAVVIVPMMVFAQDLIFTEKRMGRIDAFFNPFSDELGFGFQIVNGYLAIGSGGLSGLGLGQSIQKLGYLPEPHTDFIMSVIAEELGVLGVFVVIGGLGFVVLRGLWIAMTTSDPLARMLAAGVASMIGIQSFVNLGGLSGIIPLTGVTLPFISYGGTSVILLSLAMGVLMNVSMFNKYEKTKK; this comes from the coding sequence ATGAAATCCTACATCAAGAAATACGGCAAGTACATAGACTACCCGCTTCTCTTTGCATACCTGGCGCTGACCATTTTTGGCCTGATCATGATTTACTCCTCCAGCATGGCCTGGTCTGTTAACTATTATAACGATTCACCGGACCGCTTCTACATACAGCAATTGGTCAACTTGGCCATCGCTTATCCAGTATTCCTGCTTGCCGCTGTATTCCCCTATAAACATTTCAAGAAAAAATGGATGATGGCGACGGTGCTCGCTGTCATTTTTGCCGGGCTTATACTGGTCCATATGATCGGATTTGCGGCAGGTGGTGCGAAAAGCTGGATCAGCCTTGGTTTCGTCAATATCCAGCCATCTGAAGTCGCCAAAGTCGGCTTGATCTTTTATTTGGCTGGGGTGTTTTCAAATAAATACCGCAACGGGTCCATCAACAAACTGAATGAATCGATCATCCCGCCGGTTATCATTTTGACAGCTGTATTAATTTTAGTGTTTTTCGAACCGGACCTGGGTTCCATGGTCATTATTGGCGCAGTAGGCCTGTGCGTTATGGCTGCTTCCGGGGTGCGTTTGAAGCCCTTCGTAAAGTTAGCCGGTATTGTAATCACTGCAACAGCAGTGGTCATTGTGCCCATGATGGTATTCGCACAGGATCTTATTTTTACTGAAAAGCGCATGGGGCGCATCGACGCCTTTTTCAATCCATTTTCCGATGAACTCGGATTCGGCTTCCAGATCGTCAACGGGTATTTGGCTATCGGCTCTGGAGGGCTCAGCGGCCTCGGCCTTGGCCAATCCATCCAGAAGCTCGGCTATTTGCCAGAGCCCCATACGGATTTCATCATGTCGGTCATCGCTGAGGAGCTCGGCGTTTTGGGTGTCTTCGTCGTTATCGGCGGATTGGGCTTCGTTGTCCTGCGCGGGTTGTGGATCGCCATGACCACCAGCGACCCACTTGCGCGCATGCTCGCAGCAGGTGTTGCAAGCATGATCGGCATCCAGTCCTTCGTCAATCTTGGCGGGCTTTCGGGCATCATCCCGCTGACTGGCGTGACACTTCCATTTATCAGCTATGGCGGAACTTCGGTAATTTTGTTATCGTTAGCTATGGGAGTATTAATGAATGTTTCCATGTTCAATAAATACGAAAAAACGAAAAAGTAA
- a CDS encoding UPF0223 family protein: MEYSYPFSIDWTTDEIVDVVEFFEAIEKACEKGIKRQELMDKYRKFKKVVPSMAEEKTYFREFEEESGYVSYAVVKKMKEASGDELIRIKR; encoded by the coding sequence ATGGAATATTCATATCCATTTTCCATCGATTGGACGACCGATGAGATCGTTGATGTCGTTGAATTTTTTGAGGCGATAGAAAAAGCTTGCGAAAAAGGAATCAAGCGGCAGGAACTGATGGACAAATACCGCAAGTTCAAGAAAGTCGTGCCATCGATGGCTGAAGAAAAGACATACTTCCGTGAATTCGAAGAAGAAAGCGGTTATGTCAGTTATGCGGTCGTCAAGAAGATGAAAGAAGCTTCAGGCGATGAATTGATCCGCATCAAAAGATAA
- the typA gene encoding translational GTPase TypA translates to MTNLRNDLRNIAIIAHVDHGKTTLVDQLLQQSGIFRSNEHVDERAMDSNDIERERGITILAKNTAIQYKDAKINILDTPGHADFGGEVERIMKMVDGVLLVVDAYEGCMPQTRFVLKKALEQNLKPIVVVNKIDRDFARPDEVVDEVIELFIELEANDDQLEFPVIFASGMNGTASLSSDPSDQEENMQVIYDAIMDHVPAPIDNRDEPLQFQVALLDYNDYVGRIGIGRVFRGTIEVGQSVSLMKLDGSVKNFRITKIHGFMGLKRIEIQKAEAGDLIAISGLEDINVGETVCPQDHQEALPILRIDEPTLQMTFLVNNSPFAGKEGKFITSRKIQERLDAQLETDVSLRVDPTDSPDAWVVSGRGELHLSILIENMRREGFEIQVSKPEVIVRMVDGVRCEPVERVQVDVPEEYTGAIIESLGERKGEMLDMINNGSGQVRLVFNVPARGLIGYTTEFLTQTRGYGIINHTFDSYQPVASGRVGGRRQGVLVSMERGKSSTYGLMGIEDRGTSFVEVGTEIYEGMIVGEHNRDNDLTVNIVKIKAATNIRSANKDQTTTMKKARLMSLEEALEYLNDDEYCEITPQSIRLRKKILDKNERERMAKKKKVAIEE, encoded by the coding sequence ATGACTAACCTTAGAAACGATTTACGAAACATTGCAATTATCGCACACGTTGACCACGGCAAAACGACATTGGTGGATCAGTTGCTTCAGCAATCAGGAATCTTCCGATCAAACGAACATGTTGATGAGCGGGCGATGGACTCAAACGACATTGAAAGAGAACGCGGAATCACAATCCTAGCGAAAAATACCGCGATTCAATATAAAGACGCTAAAATCAACATTTTGGATACTCCTGGACACGCCGATTTCGGCGGTGAAGTAGAGCGTATCATGAAAATGGTTGATGGTGTCTTGCTCGTTGTCGATGCGTACGAAGGCTGTATGCCACAGACACGCTTTGTGTTGAAAAAAGCGCTTGAGCAAAACCTCAAACCGATTGTAGTCGTCAACAAAATTGACCGCGATTTCGCGCGTCCTGATGAAGTTGTCGATGAAGTCATCGAATTGTTCATCGAACTTGAAGCAAATGACGATCAATTGGAATTCCCGGTTATTTTTGCATCAGGCATGAACGGAACGGCAAGTCTATCATCTGACCCATCTGACCAAGAAGAAAACATGCAGGTCATCTATGATGCCATCATGGACCACGTACCGGCACCGATCGATAACCGCGATGAGCCATTGCAATTCCAAGTGGCACTTCTTGATTACAACGACTATGTCGGCCGTATCGGTATCGGGCGCGTATTCCGCGGTACGATCGAAGTTGGGCAATCCGTTTCCTTGATGAAACTGGACGGCTCTGTCAAAAACTTCCGTATCACGAAAATCCACGGATTCATGGGCTTGAAGCGCATTGAGATCCAAAAAGCCGAAGCAGGCGACTTGATCGCAATCTCTGGCCTCGAAGACATCAACGTCGGCGAGACAGTATGCCCACAAGACCATCAAGAAGCATTGCCGATTCTCCGCATCGACGAACCGACGCTGCAAATGACATTCCTTGTCAACAACAGCCCGTTCGCCGGTAAAGAAGGCAAGTTCATCACATCAAGAAAAATCCAGGAAAGATTGGATGCTCAATTGGAGACAGACGTTTCCTTGCGCGTCGATCCTACTGATTCCCCTGATGCATGGGTCGTTTCGGGCCGCGGCGAATTGCATCTATCGATCTTGATTGAAAACATGCGCCGTGAAGGATTCGAGATTCAAGTGTCGAAACCTGAAGTTATCGTCCGCATGGTGGATGGCGTCCGCTGTGAACCGGTTGAACGCGTTCAAGTAGATGTTCCTGAAGAATACACTGGCGCAATCATCGAGTCACTTGGTGAACGCAAAGGTGAAATGCTCGACATGATCAATAACGGAAGCGGACAAGTCCGTTTGGTATTCAACGTACCAGCCCGTGGATTGATCGGCTACACAACTGAATTCCTGACGCAAACACGCGGATACGGAATCATCAACCACACATTCGACAGCTATCAGCCAGTTGCTTCAGGACGCGTAGGCGGCCGTCGCCAAGGCGTGCTCGTTTCTATGGAACGCGGCAAATCCTCAACTTACGGCTTGATGGGCATCGAAGATCGCGGAACTTCATTCGTTGAAGTCGGAACTGAAATCTATGAAGGCATGATCGTCGGTGAACATAACCGCGACAACGATTTGACAGTCAACATCGTCAAGATCAAAGCAGCGACTAACATCCGTTCTGCCAACAAAGACCAGACGACTACGATGAAAAAAGCGCGTCTTATGAGCCTTGAAGAAGCATTGGAATACTTGAACGATGACGAGTACTGCGAAATCACTCCTCAGTCAATCCGTTTGCGCAAGAAAATTCTTGATAAGAATGAACGCGAGCGCATGGCGAAGAAAAAGAAAGTAGCCATCGAAGAATAA